The Candidatus Methylomirabilota bacterium genome contains the following window.
ACTGCACGCCCCGGAGTTGTTGCAGGAGGTGTATCACGGCGCCACCTTTGTCAATGGTGTCCGGGTGATGGAGCACGAGTGGAGGGTTGCCGCCTAACTTTTGTTTGCACACCTCTTGACAAGACCTCATATTTCATTATCGCATTCAACTGAGTGCTTGACGCGAAAAAACACAAAAGTCGGTCTTGACAGATATATGGAAAGCTGTAAAGATATATTTACAACACACAACGCGTGCGGAAGGAGAAAGTCATGAAGACCACCGTCGAAATTTCGGATGATCTCTACCGGCACGCCAAAGCCGAGGCGGCCTTGCGTGGGCGCAAGCTTAGAGAGCTGGTGGAGGAGGGTTTGCGTTTGGTGATCCAGAGCCCCCGCAAACGGGTCACACGGCCCACATTACGGGAGCTTATGCAGAACGCCTGCGGAGTGGTGGATTCCGGCATTTCGGACCTTGCCTCCAACCCGAAACGCCTCGCAGGGTTTGGCCGCCATGCGCGTCGCCATCGCTGATACCGGCCCGCTGGTGGCGTTGCTCGACCGGGCCGAGCGACATCATGCGTGGGTGGTGGAGCGGGTCGCTGAACTGGAGGCACCGTTGTTGGTGTGTGAACCGGTGCTGGCGGAAGCGATGTTCCTGCTAGCGCGGTTGCCGAAAGCCCCGGAGGCCTTGTGGGAGCTGTTGGAAAATGGCGCTCTTCGAATGGCTTTGCACATCGACGAACAGATAATGGCGCTGCGGGCGCTTCATCGCAAGTATCGTGATCGCCCGATGTCTCTCGCTGACGCCTGCATCGTGCGCATGGCCGAGCTATATGAAAACCACGCAGTATTTACACTAGACTCCGATTTTTCGGCCTATCGGAAACACGGGCGCGCGCCGCTGACCCTGATTCACCCGTTTTGAGGGGCTATATGCCTTTCATCCAAGCCTACGGCACTCAATGGTGAGGCGCGACCACCGAACGGGTTGCGGTGGCGCGAGAAATCAGGAACCAACCCAAACTTAAAGGAGGCAATCGTAATGAAAAAGATGGTCAAGCTGTTTTCGTGGGTTTCGATAATGGTATTGTCCGCCGGATTCGCGTTTGCGGCCGATGACAAGCCGGCTCAGAGCGAGGCGAAACCGGGAGACGCCGTGAAGACGGAGAGCCGATCAGAGTGGGTGCGTGGCCGCGAATTAATGACACGAGAAGAACGCGCAGAGCATCGAAAAAAAATGCGCGCAGCCAAGACTGCGGAGGAGCGGGAGCAAATCCGCAAGGAGTTTCATGAGCAAATGAAGGCGCGCGCCAAGGAGCGTGGCATCACGCTGCCGGATCAGCCGCCTGCTATGGGTGGAGGCATGGGACCAGGCGGCGGAATGGGACCAGGAGGCATGGGTCCCGGTCCGCGTCGCTGACCAACGTGTTGCCTGACACTCTCATCAACCGAACAATTGTACGAGGGGCGCGATGCGATAATGTTTCAACTACGGTCACAGAGGAGGGTGTGTCATGAGTAAAATTCTGGACGAGGTACTCGCCGCGAACAGGGCCTATGCCGCGAACTTTGGGGACAAGGGCAAACTAGCCATGCCGCCGGGGCGGCGGTTTGCCATTCTGACCTGTATGGATGCGCGGCTCGATCCGGCGAAGTATGCGGGACTCTCGGAAGGGGATGCCCACGTGATCCGCAATGCGGGTGGTCGCGCCAGCGACGACGCGATTCGGTCGCTGGTGATTTCCTATAAACTCCTCGGGACCCGAGAATGGTTTGTCATCCACCACACCAATTGCGGAATGGAGATCTTTACCGACGAAATTATGCGCGGGTTGCTGACTAAGAGTCTGAAGACTGCGTCCATCGATGCCGGCGGATGGCATGATACCCGTCAAGGCCCTGGATCAACGGAAGGCGCGTTTATCGACTGGTTGACCATCGCCGACCAGGTCGAGAGTGTCTGCGCGGACGTACGCCGCATCAGGACGTATCCGCTGGTCCCACGCGATATTCCTGTCTATGGCTACATCTACGACGTAAAGACCGGTCAGCTCGTCGAGGTCCCTGAAGCCACACGAATCGGGCAGTAGGGGCGAAACATCTTTCGCCCCTACCTGGTGGGTTGGAAGGCGCTAAAACTCATACTTGGTAATGAAGGCATCTCCATCCCCCTTGAGCGTGGAACTGAATGCCCCTGGCGTGGTGGGGAAGTCGGAGGACTTGGTGCCTCCAGTCACGTACGCATGGCCCTCCTTGTCCACGGCAATGGCCTCTCCCCAATCATGCTGACTGCCTCCCAGATAGGTAGAGTAGACGAGGGCTGAGCCCGTTGGGGCGAGCTTCGTCACAAAGGCATCCCCCCAGCCGTTGTAGGAGGTATTGACCGCCCCGGGCGTGGTGGGGAAGTCGAGGGACTTTGTCCTTCCTGTCACATAGGCATGACCCTCGTCGTCGACGGCAATGCCGAAGCCTACATCATAGTCAGTCCCGCCCAGAAAGGTCGAGTAGACGAGGCTGGCGCCGTCGGGAGCGAACTTCGTCACAAAGGCGTCCCCATGGCCCTTAAAGGAGGTATCACGCGCGCCTGGGGTTGTGGGAAAATCAGCGGAAAGGGTTCCCCCTGTTATGTAGGCATGGCCCTTCGCATCCACCGCAATGCCGTGGCCCCAATCAGACCGACTTCCGCCCAGGAAGGTAGAGTAGACGAGGCTGGCGCCGTCGGGAGCGAGCTTCGTTACAAAAACATCTCTGTCGCTGTACGGTTTAGTATCGAACGCTCCAGGCGTCGTGGGGAAGTTGGCGGAGGTTGTCTCTCCCGTTACGTAGGCATGACCCTCGCTATCCACGGCAATGCCATAACCCCAATCATACTGAACCCCGCCCAGGAAGGTGGAGTAGATAAGGCGAGCGCCGTTGGGCGCAAGCTTCGTCACGAAGGCATCCCTGTCACCATTGTGCTTGCGACTGAAGGCCTCGCGGGTGGTGGGGAAGTTGGCGGAGCGTGTCCCACCCGTTACGTACGCATGGCCCTCCGCGTCCACGGCGATACCGTGGCCCCAGTCTTCGCTGCTCCCGCCCAGGAAGGTAGAGTAAATAAGGCGAGCGCCGTTGGAGGCGAGCTTAGTCACAAAGGCATCCCTGTCACCATTGTGCTTGCGACTGAAGGCCTCGCGGGTGGTGGGGAAGTTGGCGGAGGTTGTCTCTCCCGTTACGTACGCATGGCCCTCCGCATCTACGGCGATACCGTGGCCCCAGTCATCGCCACTCCCGCCCAGAAATGTCGAGTAGACGAGACTGGCGCCGTCGGGAGCGAGCTTCGTTACAAACACGTCCGCAGCGCCGGCATGCTTAGAACGAAACGCGCCCTTAGACGTTGGGAAATCGGACGACTCGCTCCTTCCTGTGACGTAGGCGTGGCCCTTCGCATCTACGGCAATGGCGAGGCCTAATTCGTCGCCGCTTCCCCCCAGAAGGGTGGAGTAGGCCACCACCGGGTCAATCACCAGCGGTCTGCCCGGATCGTAGGCGCCCACCTGGAAGCCGACATGGTGCGCGTCTTTGATCATATAGCCGCCCGAAATCGCCCGCCTCGTACCCTCCAGCTCCTGATAGAGGATGGGTTTCTGAAGACGAATGAATCCCCCCTCGGTGTGTATGACTAAGTCGCCCTGGGTCCCTATGTTGAGCTGCTTGGCTCCCTCAAAGCGTAGGGTGATAGCTTGAGGATCGGCTCCCGGCGCGACGAGGAAGTCGTATTCCAGTTGGCTCTGATTGCCGTAGTAGACAAGGTCGATACCCGGGTACACGCTTTGATTGCGTACCTTGGCGTATGTGGGGATATCGGCGCGCCACATAGTAGGGTCGTTACCGCGGAGGTAGTTGATTCTACCCAGCAGCTTCTCGATCCCCACCACTTGGCGCTTGGGGCTGGCGCCCACAAGCTCCATCCGCAGAATCGTGGGACCGGCCTGTGGGCTTTGCTGGCGTAAGACCAATATGGCCTTGGTGTCGGTCAAAAAGATGGTGTAGCCGTGACCGCGAGCCAGGAACTTCACCTGGGGGTTAGTCTGACCCTGGTTCGCCTCGAAA
Protein-coding sequences here:
- a CDS encoding SBBP repeat-containing protein encodes the protein MDLIDRAKASVGLVMGFLALLNCQAAPAQASPSVSSGSFAAPNAATEASLLTTYGKLPMYFEANQGQTNPQVKFLARGHGYTIFLTDTKAILVLRQQSPQAGPTILRMELVGASPKRQVVGIEKLLGRINYLRGNDPTMWRADIPTYAKVRNQSVYPGIDLVYYGNQSQLEYDFLVAPGADPQAITLRFEGAKQLNIGTQGDLVIHTEGGFIRLQKPILYQELEGTRRAISGGYMIKDAHHVGFQVGAYDPGRPLVIDPVVAYSTLLGGSGDELGLAIAVDAKGHAYVTGRSESSDFPTSKGAFRSKHAGAADVFVTKLAPDGASLVYSTFLGGSGDDWGHGIAVDAEGHAYVTGETTSANFPTTREAFSRKHNGDRDAFVTKLASNGARLIYSTFLGGSSEDWGHGIAVDAEGHAYVTGGTRSANFPTTREAFSRKHNGDRDAFVTKLAPNGARLIYSTFLGGVQYDWGYGIAVDSEGHAYVTGETTSANFPTTPGAFDTKPYSDRDVFVTKLAPDGASLVYSTFLGGSRSDWGHGIAVDAKGHAYITGGTLSADFPTTPGARDTSFKGHGDAFVTKFAPDGASLVYSTFLGGTDYDVGFGIAVDDEGHAYVTGRTKSLDFPTTPGAVNTSYNGWGDAFVTKLAPTGSALVYSTYLGGSQHDWGEAIAVDKEGHAYVTGGTKSSDFPTTPGAFSSTLKGDGDAFITKYEF
- a CDS encoding carbonic anhydrase, whose protein sequence is MSKILDEVLAANRAYAANFGDKGKLAMPPGRRFAILTCMDARLDPAKYAGLSEGDAHVIRNAGGRASDDAIRSLVISYKLLGTREWFVIHHTNCGMEIFTDEIMRGLLTKSLKTASIDAGGWHDTRQGPGSTEGAFIDWLTIADQVESVCADVRRIRTYPLVPRDIPVYGYIYDVKTGQLVEVPEATRIGQ
- a CDS encoding PIN domain-containing protein, translating into MRVAIADTGPLVALLDRAERHHAWVVERVAELEAPLLVCEPVLAEAMFLLARLPKAPEALWELLENGALRMALHIDEQIMALRALHRKYRDRPMSLADACIVRMAELYENHAVFTLDSDFSAYRKHGRAPLTLIHPF